A DNA window from Bombus huntii isolate Logan2020A chromosome 10, iyBomHunt1.1, whole genome shotgun sequence contains the following coding sequences:
- the LOC126870602 gene encoding ATP-binding cassette sub-family C member 4-like isoform X1: MDSSKKYDNPNPKLTANVFSKLIFWWLKPLFWYAKDHDLEIKDIYNVMPNDVSQHLGDKLERNWIKEVKSAEGANRKPKFFNALRKTFMWSFAHYGGWQFFLAVVLRVIQPYVLGLLIWHFDPRATSTANEAYIYASAVILIVLCGALITHHSMLGLMEVGMRVRIACSSLMYRKILRLSRSSTNVTTPGQIINIMSNDVARFEQLFIALHYIWILPIQGALITFMIWESVGIASLAGVFLITMQTVPVQGYLGKWVSKLRLKIAVRTDERVRLMSEIIGGIQVIKMYTWEQPFEKLVSFVRSQEIDVLTVASYLRGFTLATFVFTERTTLYFTIMAYVLLGNTISADKVFSMAQYFNILQLTMAILYPMAVSAAAEAHVSIKRLENFLLLKENNNIIQSQQTNGDGSIMMKNITASWTENTIANTLHDINVQIEPGKLYAIVGSVGAGKSSFLQLILKELQQSHGEIKVNGTVSYASQEAWLFSGTVRNNILFGQSYDKEKYNDVVRACTLIKDFQQFNYGDRTLVGDRGAALSGGQRARINLARAVYRNADIYLLDDPLSAVDTHVGKQLFNECIKNYLRNKTRILVTHQVQYLKDCDYIILLNNGKIECEGTFTEIQSKRTDFLHMLSTEENKGDSEVMEIDDNTNPDLSINYGNGKDDDETEPKETEELMAKGNVSKSLYWKYFRAGGSVLMILIFVWSLIFGQIGSSGCDYWVAYWTKQEEIRIKRNSINHTVQLSEQNHTVPFSADGDTNKSINETTLLEMDDFNSTISKLYPLKNESFDNITWTINARSNTVYLHRDTALWIYGAFILTSIVLTSTRNIVFYKICMNASKNLHNLMFSCLLKAPMLFFDTHPSGRILNRFSKDVGSVDEILPRTMIESIQIFTVMVGILVQVFIINWWTIFPMFIMGFLYWQIRNIYLKTAQDMKRFEGTTKSPVFSHVSSSLLGLTTIRSACAHNMVRKEFDVHQDLHTSAYYLTIATSTAFGFALDVVSICFIAFITYSFIILDDGNTFAGNVGLAISQVLILCGMLQHGMRQTAETISQMTSVERILQFTQLDKEGPFESEPNKKPSARWPSKGEINFDHLYLRYEDSAPPVLKDLCFTIKSGEKVGIVGRTGAGKTSLISALFRLAKLEGAIYIDKLDTKQIGLHELRRKISIIPQEPVLFSATLRDNLDPFHDFDDATLWAALEDVELKLSVSSLDYNVDQGGANFSVGQRQLLCLARAILRNNKILLLDEATANVDPATDALIQKTIRQKFKSCTVLTIAHRLNTIMDSNKVLVMDHGKAIEFDHPYVLLKNEQSHFTNMVKETGKLMFEQLKKIAEEAYNSVCTDAELQSLPQIHNGETVKDN, from the exons ATGGATTCTAGTAAGAAGTATGACAATCCCAATCCAAAATTAACGGCGAATGTTTTTAGTAAACTGATCTTTTG gTGGCTGAAACCACTATTCTGGTATGCTAAGGATCATGATCTTGAGATTAAAGATATCTATAATGTCATGCCAAATGATGTTAGTCAACATCTTGGAGATAAACTCGAGAG GAACTGGATTAAAGAAGTTAAGTCCGCAGAAGGAGCAAATAGAAAACctaaattttttaatgctTTAAGAAAAACATTTATGTGGTCATTTGCTCACTATGGAGGATGGCAGTTTTTTTTAGCAGTTGTTTTAAG GGTTATTCAACCATATGTGCTAGGTCTTCTTATCTGGCACTTTGATCCTAGAGCAACATCCACAGCTAATGAAGCATACATTTATGCTTCAGCTGTTATACTTATAGTCTTATGTGGAGCTTTAATTACTCATCATTCTATGTTAGGTTTAATGGAAGTTGGAATGAGAGTGAGAATAGCATGTTCCTCTCTAATGTATAGAAAG ATTTTGCGTTTGTCAAGATCTTCTACTAATGTTACTACTCCTGGAcaaattataaacataatgTCAAATGATGTAGCAAGATTTGAACAATTATTTATAGCATTGCATTATATTTGGATCTTACCCATTCAAGGTGCTCTGATTACTTTTATGATATGGGAAAGTGTAGGAATCGCATCTTTAGCTGGTGTTTTTCTTATAACTATGCAAACTGTACCTGTTCAAG GATATCTAGGAAAATGGGTATCAAAATTAAGATTAAAAATCGCAGTTAGGACTGACGAAAGAGTAAGATTAATGTCAGAAATAATTGGTGGAATTCaagttattaaaatgtatactTGGGAACAACCATTTGAAAAACTTGTTAGCTTTGTTAGAAG TCAGGAGATAGACGTACTAACAGTTGCATCGTACTTACGAGGTTTTACCTTAGCTACTTTTGTGTTTACCGAACGTACAACATTATACTTTACAATTATGGCATATGTACTTCTCGGCAACACTATATCTGCCGATAAAGTATTTTCGATGGcacaatatttcaatatcctCCAACTTACTATGGCTATATTATACCCTATGGCTGTATCTGCTGCTGCAGAGGCTCATGTATCTATTAAGAGACTTGAA aatttccttttattgaaagaaaataataacataatcCAGTCACAACAAACCAATGGAGATGGTAGTATTatgatgaaaaatattacagCATCTTGGACAGAAAACACAATTGCAAATACGTTACATGATATCAATGTTCAAATAGAACCTGGTAAGCTTTATGCTATTGTTGGTTCAGTTGGTGCAGGAAAG AGTTCATttcttcaattaattttaaaggAACTACAACAGTCACATggagaaataaaagtaaatggTACTGTATCTTATGCTAGTCAAGAAGCGTGGTTATTTTCGGGTACAGTGCGCAATAATATACTTTTTGGGCAGTCTTATGATAAAGAAAAGTACAATGATGTTGTTAGAGCATGTACTCTCATTAAAGATTTTCAACAGTTTAATTACGGCGACAGAACTTTAGTTGGAGATAGAGGTGCAGCACTCAGTGGTGGTCAACGAGCAAGAATTAATTTAGCTAG GGCTGTATATAGGAACGcggatatttatttattggaTGATCCATTATCCGCAGTCGATACTCACGTAGGAAAACAATTGTTCAATGAATGCATCAAAAATTATCTTCGAAATAAAACAAGAATTCTTGTAACACATCAGGTTCAATATTTGAAAGATTGCGATTACATTATTCTATTAAACAAT GGCAAAATCGAATGTGAAGGTACATTTACAGAAATTCAAAGCAAACGTACAGACTTTTTACATATGCTTTCgacagaagaaaataaaggagaTTCGGAAGTCATGGAAATTGATGATAATACTAATCCTGATTTATCTATTAATTATGGTAATGGTAAAGATGATGATGAAACAGAACCAAAAGAAACTGAGGAATTAATGGCAAAAGGAAACGTTTCTAAATCTctttattggaaatattttcgagCTGGAGGATCTGTCTTAATGATTCTGATTTTTGTATGGTCTTTAATTTTTGGACAGATTGGAAGTAGTGGTTGCGATTATTGGGTTGCTTATTG gacaaaacaagaagaaatacGCATTAAACGCAATAGTATTAATCATACAGTTCAACTATCGGAACAAAACCACACAGTACCGTTTTCCGCTGACGGAGAtacaaataaatcaataaatgaAACGACTTTATTGGAGATGGATGATTTTAATAGTACAATTTCAAAATTGTACccattaaaaaatgaaagttttgataatatt acGTGGACTATTAACGCAAGGTCCAATACAGTTTACCTCCATCGTGACACTGCTTTGTGGATTTATGGAGCATTCATCCTTACAAGCATTGTATTGACATCCACAagaaatattgtattttataaaatatgtatgaaTGCTAGTAAAAATCTTCATAATCTTATGTTCTCGTGTTTATTAAAAGCGCCGATGCTATTTTTTGATACACATCCTTCTG GTCGCATTCTAAATCGTTTCTCAAAGGATGTTGGATCAGTAGATGAAATTTTACCAAGAACGATGATAGAATCCATCCAAATATTTACAGTAATGGTTGGAATTTTAGTTCAAGTTTTCATTATTAATTGGTGGACAATATTTCCAATGTTTATCATGGGTTTCTTATATTggcaaatacgaaatatttatcttAAAACTGCGCAAGATATGAAACGCTTTGAAGGAACTA CCAAAAGTCCTGTTTTCTCCCATGTTAGTTCTTCCTTATTAGGACTAACAACAATTCGTTCTGCTTGCGCGCATAACATGGTTCGGAAAGAATTCGACGTTCACCAAGATCTTCATACTAGTGCTTATTACTTGACAATAGCAACAAGTACTGCTTTTGGATTTGCATTAGATGTTGTGTCTATTtgttttattgcttttattaccTATAGCTTCATCATATTGGATGAtg GAAATACATTTGCGGGAAATGTAGGATTAGCCATATCTCaagtattaatattatgtGGAATGCTTCAGCATGGAATGCGTCAAACTGCAGAAACAATATCGCAAATGACAAGTGTAGAACGAATTCTACAATTTACACAGCTCGATAAAGAGGGACCATTTGAAAGTGAACCTAATAAAAAACCGTCTGCACGGTGGCCTTCTAAAGgagaaataaatttcgatcatttatatttacgCTATGAAGATTCCGCACCACCAGTTCTTAAAGATTTATGTTTTACCATTAAATCTGGAGAAAAg GTAGGAATAGTTGGTCGCACTGGTGCTGGTAAAACCTCTTTAATATCAGCTTTGTTTCGTTTGGCTAAACTCGAAGGTGCTATTTACATAGATAAATTAGATACAAAACAAATAGGTCTTCATGAATTACGAAggaaaatttctattatcCCACAAGAACCTGTATTATTCTCAGCGACGCTTCGAGATAATCTCGATCCATTTCATGATTTTGATGATGCTACTCTTTGGGCTGCCCTCGAGGAtgtagaattaaaattaagtgTTTCTTCTCTAGACTATAATGTCGATCAAGGTGGAGCTAATTTCAGTGTGGGGCAAAGACAGTTACTCTGTTTAGCTCGAGCGATCTTAAGAAATAATAAGATTCTGCTTCTTGATGAAGCTACCGCTAATGTCGATCCTGCGACAGATGCCTTAATACAGAAGACTATTCGACAAAAATTCAAGAGTTGCACGGTATTAACCATAGCACATAGATTGAATACAATCATGGATAGCAACAAAGTGCTAGTTATGGATCATGGAAAAGCAATTGAATTTGATCATCCCTATGTTCTACTTAAAAATGAGCAAAGCCATTTCACTAATATGGTCAAAGAAACTGGGAAGCTAATGTTTGAACAACTCAAAAAAATTGCAGAAGAG gCTTATAACAGTGTCTGCACCGATGCAGAATTGCAGTCACTGCCACAAATTCATAATGGTGAAACAGTGAAAGATAATTAG
- the LOC126870645 gene encoding DNA replication complex GINS protein SLD5 isoform X2: MEVDTGAQLIAEDSDQEEEELTAQSVLLAIEEAWLNEKFAPEILPHRSDLIECMLQQITHMEENMKRARLEKIEKYTIHILSQEANRSSEDCYLSVAELQFAKEFLASIETLFKTVALQHMPGNFQTFEVDTLAVKPNMQAYVFLRANDRINGILLPGSMDEEIDLEPGSQHIIQYSAVADLVKTGAVKLI; this comes from the exons GATACAGGAGCACAATTGATAGCAGAGGACAGTGATCAGGAAGAGGAAGAACTAACTGCTCAAAGTGTTTTATTAGCGATAGAGGAAGCTTGGCTAAACGAAAAATTCGCTCCTGAGATTTTACCACACCGGTCTGATTTGATTGAGTGTATGCTGCAGCAAATCACACATATGGAAGAAAACATGAAGAG GGCTCGATTAgagaaaattgagaaatataCCATTCACATACTTTCTCAAGAAGCTAACAGATCTTCTGAGGATTGTTACTTATCAGTTGCAGAGCTACAATTTGCGAAAGAGTTTCTTGCAAGTATCGAAACACTTTTTAAAACAGTTGCTTTGCAACATATGCCTGGAAATTTTCAGACATTTGAAGTTGATACATTAGCTGTAAAACCTAATATGCAAGCATATGTATTTTTAAGGGCTAATGATAGAATTAATGGAATCTTACTTCCTGGTTCAATGGACGAAGAAATAGATCTTGAACCAGGCTCCCaacatattatacaatatagtGCTGTAGCTGATTTAGTTAAAACTGGTGCTGTTAAATTAATCTAA
- the LOC126870602 gene encoding ATP-binding cassette sub-family C member 4-like isoform X2, with protein sequence MDSSKKYDNPNPKLTANVFSKLIFWWLKPLFWYAKDHDLEIKDIYNVMPNDVSQHLGDKLERNWIKEVKSAEGANRKPKFFNALRKTFMWSFAHYGGWQFFLAVVLRVIQPYVLGLLIWHFDPRATSTANEAYIYASAVILIVLCGALITHHSMLGLMEVGMRVRIACSSLMYRKILRLSRSSTNVTTPGQIINIMSNDVARFEQLFIALHYIWILPIQGALITFMIWESVGIASLAGVFLITMQTVPVQGYLGKWVSKLRLKIAVRTDERVRLMSEIIGGIQVIKMYTWEQPFEKLVSFVRSQEIDVLTVASYLRGFTLATFVFTERTTLYFTIMAYVLLGNTISADKVFSMAQYFNILQLTMAILYPMAVSAAAEAHVSIKRLENFLLLKENNNIIQSQQTNGDGSIMMKNITASWTENTIANTLHDINVQIEPGKLYAIVGSVGAGKSSFLQLILKELQQSHGEIKVNGTVSYASQEAWLFSGTVRNNILFGQSYDKEKYNDVVRACTLIKDFQQFNYGDRTLVGDRGAALSGGQRARINLARAVYRNADIYLLDDPLSAVDTHVGKQLFNECIKNYLRNKTRILVTHQVQYLKDCDYIILLNNGKIECEGTFTEIQSKRTDFLHMLSTEENKGDSEVMEIDDNTNPDLSINYGNGKDDDETEPKETEELMAKGNVSKSLYWKYFRAGGSVLMILIFVWSLIFGQIGSSGCDYWVAYWTKQEEIRIKRNSINHTVQLSEQNHTVPFSADGDTNKSINETTLLEMDDFNSTISKLYPLKNESFDNITWTINARSNTVYLHRDTALWIYGAFILTSIVLTSTRNIVFYKICMNASKNLHNLMFSCLLKAPMLFFDTHPSGRILNRFSKDVGSVDEILPRTMIESIQIFTVMVGILVQVFIINWWTIFPMFIMGFLYWQIRNIYLKTAQDMKRFEGTRNTFAGNVGLAISQVLILCGMLQHGMRQTAETISQMTSVERILQFTQLDKEGPFESEPNKKPSARWPSKGEINFDHLYLRYEDSAPPVLKDLCFTIKSGEKVGIVGRTGAGKTSLISALFRLAKLEGAIYIDKLDTKQIGLHELRRKISIIPQEPVLFSATLRDNLDPFHDFDDATLWAALEDVELKLSVSSLDYNVDQGGANFSVGQRQLLCLARAILRNNKILLLDEATANVDPATDALIQKTIRQKFKSCTVLTIAHRLNTIMDSNKVLVMDHGKAIEFDHPYVLLKNEQSHFTNMVKETGKLMFEQLKKIAEEAYNSVCTDAELQSLPQIHNGETVKDN encoded by the exons ATGGATTCTAGTAAGAAGTATGACAATCCCAATCCAAAATTAACGGCGAATGTTTTTAGTAAACTGATCTTTTG gTGGCTGAAACCACTATTCTGGTATGCTAAGGATCATGATCTTGAGATTAAAGATATCTATAATGTCATGCCAAATGATGTTAGTCAACATCTTGGAGATAAACTCGAGAG GAACTGGATTAAAGAAGTTAAGTCCGCAGAAGGAGCAAATAGAAAACctaaattttttaatgctTTAAGAAAAACATTTATGTGGTCATTTGCTCACTATGGAGGATGGCAGTTTTTTTTAGCAGTTGTTTTAAG GGTTATTCAACCATATGTGCTAGGTCTTCTTATCTGGCACTTTGATCCTAGAGCAACATCCACAGCTAATGAAGCATACATTTATGCTTCAGCTGTTATACTTATAGTCTTATGTGGAGCTTTAATTACTCATCATTCTATGTTAGGTTTAATGGAAGTTGGAATGAGAGTGAGAATAGCATGTTCCTCTCTAATGTATAGAAAG ATTTTGCGTTTGTCAAGATCTTCTACTAATGTTACTACTCCTGGAcaaattataaacataatgTCAAATGATGTAGCAAGATTTGAACAATTATTTATAGCATTGCATTATATTTGGATCTTACCCATTCAAGGTGCTCTGATTACTTTTATGATATGGGAAAGTGTAGGAATCGCATCTTTAGCTGGTGTTTTTCTTATAACTATGCAAACTGTACCTGTTCAAG GATATCTAGGAAAATGGGTATCAAAATTAAGATTAAAAATCGCAGTTAGGACTGACGAAAGAGTAAGATTAATGTCAGAAATAATTGGTGGAATTCaagttattaaaatgtatactTGGGAACAACCATTTGAAAAACTTGTTAGCTTTGTTAGAAG TCAGGAGATAGACGTACTAACAGTTGCATCGTACTTACGAGGTTTTACCTTAGCTACTTTTGTGTTTACCGAACGTACAACATTATACTTTACAATTATGGCATATGTACTTCTCGGCAACACTATATCTGCCGATAAAGTATTTTCGATGGcacaatatttcaatatcctCCAACTTACTATGGCTATATTATACCCTATGGCTGTATCTGCTGCTGCAGAGGCTCATGTATCTATTAAGAGACTTGAA aatttccttttattgaaagaaaataataacataatcCAGTCACAACAAACCAATGGAGATGGTAGTATTatgatgaaaaatattacagCATCTTGGACAGAAAACACAATTGCAAATACGTTACATGATATCAATGTTCAAATAGAACCTGGTAAGCTTTATGCTATTGTTGGTTCAGTTGGTGCAGGAAAG AGTTCATttcttcaattaattttaaaggAACTACAACAGTCACATggagaaataaaagtaaatggTACTGTATCTTATGCTAGTCAAGAAGCGTGGTTATTTTCGGGTACAGTGCGCAATAATATACTTTTTGGGCAGTCTTATGATAAAGAAAAGTACAATGATGTTGTTAGAGCATGTACTCTCATTAAAGATTTTCAACAGTTTAATTACGGCGACAGAACTTTAGTTGGAGATAGAGGTGCAGCACTCAGTGGTGGTCAACGAGCAAGAATTAATTTAGCTAG GGCTGTATATAGGAACGcggatatttatttattggaTGATCCATTATCCGCAGTCGATACTCACGTAGGAAAACAATTGTTCAATGAATGCATCAAAAATTATCTTCGAAATAAAACAAGAATTCTTGTAACACATCAGGTTCAATATTTGAAAGATTGCGATTACATTATTCTATTAAACAAT GGCAAAATCGAATGTGAAGGTACATTTACAGAAATTCAAAGCAAACGTACAGACTTTTTACATATGCTTTCgacagaagaaaataaaggagaTTCGGAAGTCATGGAAATTGATGATAATACTAATCCTGATTTATCTATTAATTATGGTAATGGTAAAGATGATGATGAAACAGAACCAAAAGAAACTGAGGAATTAATGGCAAAAGGAAACGTTTCTAAATCTctttattggaaatattttcgagCTGGAGGATCTGTCTTAATGATTCTGATTTTTGTATGGTCTTTAATTTTTGGACAGATTGGAAGTAGTGGTTGCGATTATTGGGTTGCTTATTG gacaaaacaagaagaaatacGCATTAAACGCAATAGTATTAATCATACAGTTCAACTATCGGAACAAAACCACACAGTACCGTTTTCCGCTGACGGAGAtacaaataaatcaataaatgaAACGACTTTATTGGAGATGGATGATTTTAATAGTACAATTTCAAAATTGTACccattaaaaaatgaaagttttgataatatt acGTGGACTATTAACGCAAGGTCCAATACAGTTTACCTCCATCGTGACACTGCTTTGTGGATTTATGGAGCATTCATCCTTACAAGCATTGTATTGACATCCACAagaaatattgtattttataaaatatgtatgaaTGCTAGTAAAAATCTTCATAATCTTATGTTCTCGTGTTTATTAAAAGCGCCGATGCTATTTTTTGATACACATCCTTCTG GTCGCATTCTAAATCGTTTCTCAAAGGATGTTGGATCAGTAGATGAAATTTTACCAAGAACGATGATAGAATCCATCCAAATATTTACAGTAATGGTTGGAATTTTAGTTCAAGTTTTCATTATTAATTGGTGGACAATATTTCCAATGTTTATCATGGGTTTCTTATATTggcaaatacgaaatatttatcttAAAACTGCGCAAGATATGAAACGCTTTGAAGGAACTA GAAATACATTTGCGGGAAATGTAGGATTAGCCATATCTCaagtattaatattatgtGGAATGCTTCAGCATGGAATGCGTCAAACTGCAGAAACAATATCGCAAATGACAAGTGTAGAACGAATTCTACAATTTACACAGCTCGATAAAGAGGGACCATTTGAAAGTGAACCTAATAAAAAACCGTCTGCACGGTGGCCTTCTAAAGgagaaataaatttcgatcatttatatttacgCTATGAAGATTCCGCACCACCAGTTCTTAAAGATTTATGTTTTACCATTAAATCTGGAGAAAAg GTAGGAATAGTTGGTCGCACTGGTGCTGGTAAAACCTCTTTAATATCAGCTTTGTTTCGTTTGGCTAAACTCGAAGGTGCTATTTACATAGATAAATTAGATACAAAACAAATAGGTCTTCATGAATTACGAAggaaaatttctattatcCCACAAGAACCTGTATTATTCTCAGCGACGCTTCGAGATAATCTCGATCCATTTCATGATTTTGATGATGCTACTCTTTGGGCTGCCCTCGAGGAtgtagaattaaaattaagtgTTTCTTCTCTAGACTATAATGTCGATCAAGGTGGAGCTAATTTCAGTGTGGGGCAAAGACAGTTACTCTGTTTAGCTCGAGCGATCTTAAGAAATAATAAGATTCTGCTTCTTGATGAAGCTACCGCTAATGTCGATCCTGCGACAGATGCCTTAATACAGAAGACTATTCGACAAAAATTCAAGAGTTGCACGGTATTAACCATAGCACATAGATTGAATACAATCATGGATAGCAACAAAGTGCTAGTTATGGATCATGGAAAAGCAATTGAATTTGATCATCCCTATGTTCTACTTAAAAATGAGCAAAGCCATTTCACTAATATGGTCAAAGAAACTGGGAAGCTAATGTTTGAACAACTCAAAAAAATTGCAGAAGAG gCTTATAACAGTGTCTGCACCGATGCAGAATTGCAGTCACTGCCACAAATTCATAATGGTGAAACAGTGAAAGATAATTAG
- the LOC126870645 gene encoding DNA replication complex GINS protein SLD5 isoform X1, with protein MEVDTGAQLIAEDSDQEEEELTAQSVLLAIEEAWLNEKFAPEILPHRSDLIECMLQQITHMEENMKRLDKGDLRLMIHRMELDRIKYMISNYLRARLEKIEKYTIHILSQEANRSSEDCYLSVAELQFAKEFLASIETLFKTVALQHMPGNFQTFEVDTLAVKPNMQAYVFLRANDRINGILLPGSMDEEIDLEPGSQHIIQYSAVADLVKTGAVKLI; from the coding sequence GATACAGGAGCACAATTGATAGCAGAGGACAGTGATCAGGAAGAGGAAGAACTAACTGCTCAAAGTGTTTTATTAGCGATAGAGGAAGCTTGGCTAAACGAAAAATTCGCTCCTGAGATTTTACCACACCGGTCTGATTTGATTGAGTGTATGCTGCAGCAAATCACACATATGGAAGAAAACATGAAGAGGTTAGACAAAGGAGATCTAAGATTAATGATACATAGAATGGAATTAGATAGGATTAAATATATGATAAGTAATTATCTCAGGGCTCGATTAgagaaaattgagaaatataCCATTCACATACTTTCTCAAGAAGCTAACAGATCTTCTGAGGATTGTTACTTATCAGTTGCAGAGCTACAATTTGCGAAAGAGTTTCTTGCAAGTATCGAAACACTTTTTAAAACAGTTGCTTTGCAACATATGCCTGGAAATTTTCAGACATTTGAAGTTGATACATTAGCTGTAAAACCTAATATGCAAGCATATGTATTTTTAAGGGCTAATGATAGAATTAATGGAATCTTACTTCCTGGTTCAATGGACGAAGAAATAGATCTTGAACCAGGCTCCCaacatattatacaatatagtGCTGTAGCTGATTTAGTTAAAACTGGTGCTGTTAAATTAATCTAA
- the LOC126870645 gene encoding DNA replication complex GINS protein SLD5 isoform X3 yields MEVDTGAQLIAEDSDQEEEELTAQSVLLAIEEAWLNEKFAPEILPHRSDLIECMLQQITHMEENMKRLDKGDLRLMIHRMELDRIKYMIIAELQFAKEFLASIETLFKTVALQHMPGNFQTFEVDTLAVKPNMQAYVFLRANDRINGILLPGSMDEEIDLEPGSQHIIQYSAVADLVKTGAVKLI; encoded by the exons GATACAGGAGCACAATTGATAGCAGAGGACAGTGATCAGGAAGAGGAAGAACTAACTGCTCAAAGTGTTTTATTAGCGATAGAGGAAGCTTGGCTAAACGAAAAATTCGCTCCTGAGATTTTACCACACCGGTCTGATTTGATTGAGTGTATGCTGCAGCAAATCACACATATGGAAGAAAACATGAAGAGGTTAGACAAAGGAGATCTAAGATTAATGATACATAGAATGGAATTAGATAGGATTAAATATATGATAA TTGCAGAGCTACAATTTGCGAAAGAGTTTCTTGCAAGTATCGAAACACTTTTTAAAACAGTTGCTTTGCAACATATGCCTGGAAATTTTCAGACATTTGAAGTTGATACATTAGCTGTAAAACCTAATATGCAAGCATATGTATTTTTAAGGGCTAATGATAGAATTAATGGAATCTTACTTCCTGGTTCAATGGACGAAGAAATAGATCTTGAACCAGGCTCCCaacatattatacaatatagtGCTGTAGCTGATTTAGTTAAAACTGGTGCTGTTAAATTAATCTAA